TCGCTGTTCCATTGGTGATTGCCGAGACGTACAGCCTGATCGATGTCATGTTGTTCGGCCTGACCGTGTGGAACATCAAATTCCGGAAACCGCCACCCCCTCCCCCAGCCGATGCAACGGTGGACGTCTTCATCACCACCTACAACGAGCCGTTGGACTTGGTGATGACTACGGCCTTGGCGGCCAAGGAGATCCGCTGGCCGCACAGCACTTGGATCCTCGACGACGGCGATCGCCCCGAGATGCGCGAACTCGCCGAATCGAACGGGATTGGCTACGTCACGCGCGGCGCGGACTGGACACCGGACATGCCGCGGCACGCCAAGGCCGGCAACCTGAACAACGCGCTCATGCTCACCTCCGGCGAGTACCTGTTGATTCTCGACGCCGACCAGATCCCCGAGCCGGACATCCTGGACAAGACGCTGGGTTACTTCAACGACGACAAGGTGGCGTTGGTCCAGACCCCGCAGTACTTCATCAACGTCCCCGCCGACGACCCCCTCGGCAGCCAGGCTCCCCTGTTCTACGGCCCCATCCAGCAGGGCAAGGACGGCTGGAACGCTGCATTCTTCTGCGGGTCCAATGCGATTCTCCGCCGGGAAGCCCTCATGCAACTGGGCCTGGTGGGCTACGTCAAAGCCACCGAGAAGAGTGTCCGGCGAGCCCTCGCTGCCTCGCGCACCGCCATTAGGAAGGCGCGGCGATCGCCCGAGGCCGAGAACCCTCTCGTGGAGCAAATGCTGAACGAGGTGGAAGCCGCAACGGAATCAGCGCAGAAGGAGCTCGAAGCCGGGGCATCCCTTAGCGAAATCACGTACCGGGTTCGCCGCCAAGTAGACGACGCCGTCCGCACCCTGGTGGCCGCCGACTTCTCGGCACTCCAGTCCGACCTCGAAGAGATCGCAGCCATGGAACTCGCCCACGTCGGCGAGTCGGGCGTGACAACTGTGGCGACTGACGCCGTCGACCGCATGTCCGGACGCGACTGGTCCCCGCTGGGTGCGCTCGAGTCGGTTCACGCTGTCCTGGACGCCATCTCGGTGGAACGCACCGACGAGGCCCAGCCAATCATGCCGCTGGCCACCATCTCCGTCACCGAGGACATGGCCACCGCCATGCGCCTGCACGGCCTGGGTTGGAAGAGCGTGTACCACCACGAAATCCTCGCCAACGGGCTGGCTCCGGAGGACGTCAAAACCATGCTGACGCAGCGACTCCGCTGGGCCCAAGGCACCATGCAGGTCCTCCTCCGCGAGAACCCGTTGGTCCAGCGTCGGCTCACGTGGGGCCAACGGCTCATGTACTTCTCCACGATGTGGACGTACCTGAGCGGCTTCGCTGCCGTGGTCTATTTCGCGGCGCCCATCATCTACCTGACGCTCGGCATCCTGCCGGTCAACAGCATCAGCTCCGACTTCTTCATCCGCTTCATCCCGTTCATGGTTGTCAATCAATTGCTGTTCCTGGTGGCCGGGCACGGCATTCCCACCTGGCGCGGACAGCAGTACAGCCTTGCCCTGTTCCCCACGTGGATCAAGGCCTGCACGACGGCGGCACGGAACGTTTGGTTCGGACGTCCCCTCGGGTTTGCGGTCACCCCCAAGGCACGGCAAAGCGGCGGACCCAGCTGGAGCCTGATCCGGCCACAGATCATCGTGGCCGTCTTGCTGGCAGTGGCGCTGATTGTTGGCCTTATTCGGCTACTCGCCGGAATGTCCGAGCCCTTAGGCACACTGGTAAACGTAGCGTGGGTTGCATTCGACCTTGTGGTCCTGAGCGTGCTGGTCAAGGCAGTTTTGTACAAAGGTTTCGTGCCCGAAGTTGTCGGGCCGGAGCGCCCCGAGGAGAGGAATGCAGATGCAGTTTAGCTATGAGGTCAACGACTCCTACGCGGAGGTGAAGGGCGTGGGCCGGCTGAACATGGTGGCCGCTCCCAAGCTGCGCGAAGTAGTGGCCGAGGTTGTTGCCGGTGGCTCCAGCCGTGTGGTGGTGAATCTGACAGAAACCGACTTCATGGATTCCTCCGGGCTTGGCGCCCTGATCGGTTGCCTCAAGGCCGCACGGCAGGCAGGCGGCGACCTCCGAATCGCCGGGGTCCAGCCGCAGGTCAAGATGGTTCTGGAACTGACCAACATGGACAGGGTACTCACGGCGTACCCCACCGCAGAAGCTGCGTTCGGCGATGACTGAGGTCATCGCCAGCCGGGGCTTCCGTGGGCCGTCCAACGAGGAAGCTATCGAGGCCATCCACAACGAGCTGGACGCCCTGTGGGACGATGCCTCCTTCGTGCCGGACATGGATCGGATGACCTTCGCTACGGCCGTCATCGAAGCTGCGGCCAACATCGTGCAGCACGCGCTTCCCGTGGCGGAGAAACCTGTGGAGATCGACGTCGACATCAGCGTCCGGCCTACCCGACTGGTGGCAAGGGTCAGTGCGTTCAACGCCCGCGAACCATTTGCCAATGACATGCAGGCCTCCATGCCGGACTCGGACGCAGAGTCCGGCCGCGGGCTGGCACTGATCGAGGCTTTGGTGACCACAGTGACTTTCGAGCGTCAGGACGGCACCAACACCTGGATCCTGACCCGCGACACCTAACCCTCTCTCACATCCCGCGCCCTTAAGCCGCACCCTCTCTCACCTCCCGTGCCCTTAAGCCGCACCCTCTCTCACATCCCCCGCGCTTGACCGCAACCCTCTCTCATCTGCAAAGGGTTGTTCTCCCCATCGCCGAGCGCAACGCAGCGTGACAGCATTCGGTGAGATCCGCCGTCGAGCACTAAATGAAGCCGGGGAAGAAATGAACCGCTGCATGCTTCGAACATCAGCGCGCCCGTTCGCGGTGGCCGTTGCCCTCGTCATGGGATCTGTTGGTGCTGCCGGGTGCAGCGCCCCCGGCGAAACCACACGGGAACCCAGCAAGGCGCCTCCCATTACTTCCGAACCTGCTCCTGTCCCTGAGAGCATCGCCAGGTACGACGCTCTGACCAAGGAACTTGTCGCCGCCTTGGAAACGAAGATGCCGGACATCACCTGGTCCGTCGACGGCCCGGCAAGCATGAGCCTCGCCGGAGACGGAAGATGCATGCTCTCCCCGCAAAGCATGAAAAGCAGCGCGGACATCGTGGATCCATCCAGAAACTTTGAGGATCTCTTCGCTGCGGCCGATCCTGTCCTCGAAAAGCACGGATTTCCTGCCTTCGACGGAACCGATCCTGTTCCCGGAGGGTGGGTGGTCACACGGAGCACTGATGCCGTGGGCGCCACGGTGAGCGTCCGATCAAAGTTCCCCGCCTACCTCGACGTCACAGTTCCAGTTAAGTCCGCGAGCTGCGACCCGAAGGAAATCCCGGCCAGCTGACCAAGCACGCGGGACATGAGAGAGCGTCCCACCCAAACACGCGGGACATGAGAGAGCGTCCCACCCAAACACGCGGGATGTGAGAGAGCGACCCACCCAAACACGCGGGACATGAGAGAGCGTGCCGCTCAAACACGCGGGACGTGAGAGAGCGTCCCACCCAAGCACGCGGGATGTGAGAGAGCGTCAGGCCTTGGCGATGGCCTCTTTCAGGGCGCCCAGCACCAGGGTCACGGAAGCGCTGTTCGCGTTCGGGCCCATCATGCCGATGCGCCACACAGTGTCCGCGAACTCACCGACACCCGAGCCGATTTCCATACTGAAGTTGTCCAGAAGGTAAGCGCGGACGGCAGCCGAGTTGACGCCGTCGGGCACTTTGACCGTGGTGAGGCTCGGCAACCGGGAACCCTCGGCGGCGAACAGTTCCAGCCCCATGTCCTGCAGCCCTTCCTGCAAGGCCGCACCAGCAGCGCGATGCCGGGCCTGAACAACGTCCAGCCCCTCGGCGAGGATGCGGTCCAGGGCTGCTTCAAGGCCGGCAATCATGGTGACGGGCGCAGTGTGGTGATACGTCCGGGCACCGCTGGCCGCGCCGACGTACCCGCCGAGCAGCCCGATATCCAGGTACCAGGAGCGTGGGTCCTTGACCCGGCGCTCAAAGGCGCGGTCGGACACCGTGAACGGCGACAATCCTGGCGGCACACCCAGGCATTTCTGCGTTCCGGCGTATCCGACGTCGATCCCCCAGTCGTCTGCCCGGAGCTCCAAACCGCCGATGGACGTGACGGCGTCAGTAATCAACAGCGCGTCGCCCTTGCCGGCACCGAGCGCAGCGATGTCGGAGAGCACGCCCACGGAAGTCTCGGCATGAACGGCAGCGATCACCTTCGGATGAGGGTGTGCCGAGAGTACGCGGTCAGCGTCTACGGGCTGTCCCCATTCATGATCAACACGGACAACCGTTGCCCCGCATCGCCGGGCCACCTCGCACATTCGCGCCCCAAAAAGTCCGTTGACAGCGATCACTGCCACGTCGCCGTCGGACACGGTGTTCACGAAAGCCGCTTCCATGCCGCCGGAGCCCGTGGCACTTAGCGGAAGTGTCCTCGCATTGGTGGTACCCCAGACAGTCCGGAGGCCTTCGCAGGTATGGTCGAGCCGTTCAATGAACACCGGATCCAGGTGGCCGAGCACGGGATAGGCCAAGGCGGACATGGCTTCGGGGTAGCAATTGCTCGGGCCGGGACCGAACAGGAACCTGGACGTCAGAATGTCTGGCATGTGCGAACTCCTTCAGCTGCTTGAGGTCATTCTGCCCCAGCCCGCTGTGCGGAGCTAACCAACACCCCCAGCATGCTTGCTGTGGCGCCTCAGCCGGTCCGTTCCCCAAACCGCGAGCGCAAGCAGCGCGAATCCTGCCCCAAGAACGCTGGCCCCGGTCCATCCCCAGACATCGAACACCGGTGCAACGGCGGCGGCGCCCAGCGCACTGCCCACCGAGTAGAACACCATGTAGCTGCCGATGATGCTGCTGGCAGACTCTTCAGCGCCCGCCACGATCATGGTTTGACTGCTGACATGAACGGCCTGCACAGCGGCGTCGAGCACGATGATGCCGGCGATGAACCAGAGCAATGACCAGTTCGCCAGGGACAGCGTGAGCCACGAGCCCAGGAGCGCCACCAAGCTGAAACCCGTGACCCGTTGTCCCCATCCGCGGTCTGCCGCAGCACCAGCTTTGGACGCAGCCAGTATTCCCACAAGGCCAGCCAGCCCGAAGAGCCCAACAATGCCCGGCGGTAGGTTCCACGCGGGACCGCTGAGCAGCAACGACATCCCGCTCCACAGCACGCCGAAGGACGCGAACAGCAGCATGGTGATGAGCGCACGGGTACGGAACACAGGGTTGCGGCGGGTCAGGACAACAACTGACGTGACAGCCCGCCAGTAGCGCACTTCGCCGCGGGCGCAGCTGTCCGGCGGCAGGGCACGGAAGGCGGCGACGGCGAGGACCGCCCCGGCCGCCGCCGCGAAAACATAAACCGACCTCCAACCCCACAGCTCCGTCATGCCGCCCGCTATGGTCCGTGCAAGGATGAGGCCACTTACGACGCCGGCAGTAACAGTACCGATGCTTCCTCCCCTTTGGTCCGGGGTACTGGATGCGGCGGTGTACGCGACGATGGTCTGCACTACGGATGAGGCCAGGCCCAGGAGCGCGAAGGCGAGCAGCAAGGCTGTTTGGGATGAAGCAAGGGTTACGGCAAAGGCGCCGACTGCGCTGGCAGCCACTTGGACTGTGATGAGTTTGCGACGGTCCACCATGTCCCCCAATGGCACCAGGAGAACAAGCCCCAGGAGATATCCGGCTTGGGATGACGCCACGATCCAGCCGATGCTCGCCACGGAGATATCCATGTCGGCGCTGATGCGCTCCAAGAGTGGCTGGCCGTAGTAGATGTTCGACACCATGAATCCTGCGACGCCCGCGAGCAACAGCACCAGGGTACGGCTGATTCCTTGCGTGGATTTCGTCAGTTGGTCACTGCTCATGGCACCTTCTCTATTGTTTTGGTTTCGATATGCAACCATTTGAGACTATGGCAGAATGGTTTCATGTTGCAACCAAGTAGTATCGAGTGGACCGATCCCGAATGCCCGGTAGCCAGGGCGGCCGACCTGGTGGGCGACAAATGGATCCTGCTGATCATCCGGGATTCACTGGACGGCAAGCGTCGCTTCTCAGAATTTGAGAGATCGCTGGGCGCGGCGAAGAACATCCTTTCGGACCGCCTGCGCCTCCTGGTAGACAGGGGCGTCCTCACTCGGATCCCCAATGACCGGGGCACTCGAACCGAGTACGAGCTAACAAGCGCGGGACGGGACCTCTTCACCCTCATCCTCAGTCTCCGGCAGTGGGGCGAACGTAACGCCTTCGGTCCCGACGAAGCGCACTCAACCTTGGTGGACCCCGCGACGGGTCGGTCGGTTCCACAGCTCCGCCCGCTCCGCGACACCGGCGCGGAGCTCAAGCAGGAACAGACACTGCTGGTGAAAGTGGGCGAATCACTGCCCTGATGCCAGCAAAGCCCAGGAACCCCCAAGCCCCAACTGCTAAGGTTACTCACCAATACTGAGGCCGCCACGGATAGGGGACGCGAGTGACGACTGAAGGAAAAGAGGCGCCGGAGCAAGGCGTCAGGGGCGAGGTAAGCCAGGACCGTTTCGTCGCCGGGCAGGACCTGACGCGCTGGAAGTCCCCTGCCGGCCGGGTGCTGGCCGGAGGCGCCGAAAAAGTCACGTCCCTGCTCGGGCCGTATGCAGCCCTGATCATCACCCTTGTTGCGGGACTTGCCGTTGCCCTGTCCCTGGCCTTGGTGTTTGGTGAGGTCTACGAGTCCGTGACGGAAGCCGACGGCGTGGCCGGATTGGATGATCCCGTGCTGGCGGCAGCCAAGACGGTGCGCTCTCCCGCTTTGGACGCGGCAACCACCGCCTACACGAATATTGGCGGCACCGTGGGCATGCCCCTCATCGCCGTGGGCATCATGATTTTCCTGGCCACCAAAAGGAGGTCATGGACTCCTGTCATCCTGATGCTCGCAGCAGGTCTGGGATCTTTGATCATCACCCTCTTGGGCAAGCCGATCTTCGGCCGCAGCCGCCCGGACATCGCGGACGCAATTCCTCCTTACGAGCACTCCGCATCATTCCCCAGCGGCCACTCTTTGAACTCCCTGGTGATAGCCGGCATCGTGGCCTACCTGATCATCCTGAGGCTCAAGACCACCAAGGCGAGGGTTATCACGGCGCTCCTGGCCGCGGCTTTCGCTTTCACAATGGGCCTCAGCCGGGTCTACCTGGGCCACCATTGGCTGACGGATGTCTTGGCAGCCTGGGCTATTGGCATCGCCTGGCTGGCGTTGGTAATCACGGCGCATCGCCTCTACCTCACGGCTCGAACGCGCCGTCACAGCGCTGTAGGCTCTTGACACCAGCCCGCCCACTCGGCTTAACTGAATTACGTATGCTGAAATAACAGTTCCATGATGCGGAAGCTTGAAGCACGGGCTTCCTCCTGTACCACCAGGAGTTCCGCATAGCCCACACCATGGATGCCAGCATTTTGCATGAGGATGACACAAGCATGGAGCTTGCAGTATTCAACAGTGTTGAACGGGACCAGGCCATCAAGACGCTGACCCCTTGCCTGGATATCAGCCGCTGGGTGGAAGCAATCGTTGACGCGCGTCCGTACGCCAGCGTCGACGAACTGCTAGGGCAAGCGCAGCGCGCCGCCGAGCCCTTCACCGCGGCCGAGGTGGAGTCAGCCATGGCCCACCACCCCAGGATCGGCGAACGCCCCAAGGCGCAGACCACCGAGGCCGCGATGTCGCGCTCGGAACAGGCCGGCGTGGACCCAGGCGACAACCACACCACAGCCGCACTCGCCGAGGGCAACCGCGCCTACGAGGAGAAGTTCGGCAGGGTCTTCCTGATCCGCGCTGCGGGTCGCAGCGCCGAGGAAATCCTCAACACCCTCCAGGAACGCATCACCCACACCCCCGAAGAAGAAGACACGATCGTGGCCGGCCAGCTCCGCGAGATCGCACTGTTGCGTCTCTCCGGACTGATCAGCGAAGGAGTCAACGCATGAGCGTTTCACAGGTAACAACCCATATTCTGGACACCGGTTCCGGACGCCCGGCGGCGGGTGTCGCCGTCGTACTTTACGTCCGCGAAGGCGACGACTGGAACCTGGTGGCGAAGGGCGAAACCGACGCCGACGGCCGTATCAAGACGCTCGGCCCCGAACGGATTCCGGGCGGCGCCTACCGCCTGAACTTCGCTACGGGCGCTTACTACGAGGGCCGCGGTACCGAGACGTTCTTCCCGGAAGTGGACCTGAACTTCACAGTTTCCGACGCCGGCGAGCACTACCACGTGCCTCTCCTGCTGAGCCCGTTCGCGTTCTCGACGTACCGCGGCAGCTAGCACACCCCGCCGAGTTGCCAGTTAATGCCAATGTTCACCACGAACATTGGCATTAACTGTCACATCGGCGGAGAACGGTACGCTTGAAGGCATGGCTTCAGAGGACACCACCCCCAACTCCGCCCGCCGCGAGATCACCGTTCGCCGGGCGCCCAAGTTTGTACCCTTCATGATTTTGGGGGCCGTGGTTGGTGCAATCGTGGCCGCGATCATCGCCTACGGGCGCCAGGCCGACCCCGCGTTTGATGCCGGCACTGTGTTCGGATTCTTCCTGATTGTCTGCGCCGGCGGCGGCGTCATCCTGTTCTCCATCCTCGCCCTGATCCTGGACCGCCTCAGCGTCAAGCGCACCCAGCGCGCCGTAGTGGAGCCCGTTCCGGACTCGGTTCCGGATGAAGGACCAGAGAACGACGACGTCCGCTAAGTCAGGCGCTTGGCCCGCCTCTTCACAGGGCAGCAAATGTGAGACACGCCGCATTTTCGCGGGAACACGCCTATTCTGCGCCCGTTCACAGGGTCACATAGCCCGCGGGGGAACGTACCACGGCCACAACATGAGACAATCGACCAGTGGCACGTGGCGACGGAAAACTTTCTCATGATCTTCTCCCCGGCGAAAAAGGCCCTCAGGACGCTTGTGGCGTCTTTGGGGTCTGGGCTCCCGGTGAAGAAGTAGCAAAACTCACCTATTACGGGCTGTATGCGCTGCAGCACCGCGGACAAGAATCGGCTGGTATCGCTACCAGTGACGGCAAGCGCATCAATGTCTATAAGGACATGGGCCTTGTGTCCCAAGTCTTCGATGAGACAACCCTGAACACCCTTACCGGGCACCTGGCCGTGGGCCACTGCCGGTATTCCACCACCGGTGCAAGCCACTGGGCCAACGCGCAGCCAACCCTGGGTGCAACAGCAACCGGCACGGTTGCCTTGGCTCACAACGGCAACCTGACTAACACCGCTGAGCTCCGGGAAATGATCCTCGAGCGCAACGACGGCCAGCTGACCGGTGAAATGAAGCAGGGCAACACCTCGGACACCGCACTGGTGACAGCTCTCCTTGAGGGCGAAGAGGGCAAGACCCTGGAGCAGACTGCTCTGGAGCTGCTGCCCAAGATTAAGGGTGGCTTCTGCTTCGTCTTCATGGACGAAGGAACCCTCTACGCAGCCCGCGATACGTACGGCATCCGCCCGCTGTGTCTTGGCCGTCTGGAGCGCGGCTGGGTTGTCGCCTCAGAGCAAGCCGGCCTGGCTACCGTTGGCGCGAGCTTCATCCGCGAGATCGAGCCCGGCGAATTCATTGCCATCGATGAGGACGGCGTCCGTTCGCAGCGCTTCGCCGAGGCGACTCCCGCCGGCTGTGTCTTCGAGTACGTCTACCTCGCCCGCCCGGATGCTGCCATCGCCGGCCGCTCCGTGTACGAGGCCCGTGTTGAGATGGGCCGCCAGTTGGCCCGCGAAAACACGCATGAGGCAGACCTCGTGATTCCGGTTCCCGAGTCCGGTACCCCCGCGGCGGTTGGATACGCAGAGCAGTCCGGCATCCCGTTCGCACACGGCTTCGTCAAGAACGCGTACGTGGGCCGCACGTTCATCCAGCCGTCGCAGACGCTGCGCCAGCTGGGTATCCGGCTCAAGCTCAACGCCCTGGAATCCGTCATCCGTGGCAAGCGCATTGTTGTAGTTGATGACTCGATCGTCCGTGGCAACACGCAGCGCGCCATCGTTCGGATGCTCCGTGAAGCCGGTGCCGCAGCAGTGCACGTCAAGATTTCATCTCCCCCGGTTCAGTGGCCCTGCTTCTACGGCATCGACTTCGCGTCCCGCGCGGAACTCATCGCCAACGGCGCCACCATCGAGGAGATCTCGCAGGCTATCGGCGCTGACTCGCTGGCCTACATCTCCGAGGACGGCATGATCGGCGCTACCCAGCAGCCGCGCGAACGCCTCTGCACCGCCTGTTTCACTGGCAAGTACCCCATCGAGCTGCCGCACGCGGACAAGTTGGGCAAGAACCTGCTGGAGCGCACCGACCTTGGCGGCTTGCCTGCTGCAGAAGACACGTCCGTGGACGACACCGAGGACCCTGCCGAGAAGCCGGGCGCCACGGGTTGCGATCCCGGGCCTGACGCCGAATTCGAAAACCTGCTTACCGACGCTGATCGTTTGACCGACGCCGACAAGAAAGAGTCTGTATGACCTCCGCAACCCCTGCCGCTGAGAACAACTCCGGTATCACCTACGCCTCCGCGGGTGTCGACGTCGAAGCGGGAGACCGTGCAGTCGAACTCATGAAGGGCGCTATCAAGGCGACCCACAACTCGTCGGTGATTGGCGGCGTCGGCGGTTTCGCTGGCCTGTATGACGTCTCCAAGCTGCTGACCTACAAGAAGCCGCTGCTGGCAACGTCCACGGACGGCGTTGGCACCAAGGTCGCTATCGCCCAGGCCATGGACATCCACGACACCATCGGTTTCGACCTGGTTGGCATGGTGGTGGACGACATCGTTGTGGTGGGTGCTGAGCCGCTCTACATGACCGATTACATCGCCTGCGGCAAGGTTGTCCCGGAGCGCATCGCTGACATCGTCCGCGGTATCGCTGCCGCATGTTCCGTTGCCGGCACCGCTCTGGTTGGCGGCGAAACCGCTGAGCACCCGGGCCTGCTGGGCGAGCACGAGTACGACGTCGCAGGTGCCGCTACAGGCATCGTCGAAGCCGACGCATTGCTCGGCCCGGACCGCGTCCGTGCTGGCGACGTCGTCATCGGCATGGCCTCCTCCGGCCTGCACTCCAACGGCTACTCCCTGGTCCGCCGCGTCATCAACCACGCCGGCTGGGCCCTGGACCGCCAGGTTTCCGAACTCGGCCGCACGCTGGGTGAAGAACTCCTGGAGCCCACCCGCGTTTACGCAGCCGACTGCTTGGACCTCGCACGCACCTTCCCGGTCACGGGCGACGCAGCAGTTCATGGCTTCAGCCACGTCACCGGTGGCGGCCTGGCTGCCAACCTGGCCCGTGTCCTCCCGCAGGGCCTCGTGGCCACGGTTGACCGCAACACCTGGGAACTGCCCGCCATCTTCAAATTGGTCTCTGAGCTGGGCAACGTTCCGCTGGCCGACCTGGAGCGCACACTGAACCTTGGCGTGGGCATGGTTGCCATTGTTTCCGCCGAAGCAGCCGATGCAGCTGTTGCCCGCCTCAACGACCGCGGCCTGCCGTCCTGGGTGATGGGTACCGTCTCGGCAGACAGCGACTCGACCGACAAGACCGGCCCGGACTACGTCCAGGGTGCCAAGGGCGTCGACGGCGGCGCTGTCCGTTTGGTGAACGCCTACGCCTAAGCGCGTACCGCTTTGTAGAGAGCGGCCGGGCAGTCACAAACTGCCCGGCCGCTCTTTTGCTCTTCCTAGACCTGGATCAGGCTCAGGACCCCGCCCTGCGGATCCTGAATGGTGGCCAAGGACCCTGTTTCGGGCTTGTCCTCCGGTTCCACCAGAAGCTCTCCCCCGGCGACCACTGCCGCGTCCGCGGCCTTTCGCAGATCCGCGACGCCGAAGTAGATCTGCCAGCCGGCGTCGTCGCCCTCATCGGCAGGAACGATGCCAGCCACTTCGTCGCCCTTGACCATCAGCGTGCTGTAGCTGCCGCCGTCGTCCTGGGGATATTCGGTCACGTCATGCCCGAAAAGCTGCTGGAAAAACGCGACGGCGGCTTGCGGCTCGGGCGTCAACAGTTCCGCCCAGGCCAATGCGCCGGGCTCGTTGAACAAGTGACTGCCCACATGAGTTCCTGCCTGCCAGATACCCGTGGTTCCGCCGCCCGGAGGTTCGATGAACGCCAAGACACCCGTATCCGCGACAGCCTCCGGACCAAACTGAAGTTTCCCTCCCGCGTGGACCGCGTCCTCCGCGATTTCCTCCGTGTCAGTGGCCGAAATGTAGACGTTCCACTGGCCCCGGGTTCCGGCGGCCTCCTGCATGGGGTTCTGCGGGGCGATCACAGCCACCAGGTGATCCTTGACGAAGGCTTGGGCATAGCTGCGTCCGTCCGGCGTAGGCAGGTCCTTGAAAGTCCAGCCGAAGACTTGTCCGTAGAAGGTTTTAGCCGCCGCGACGTCCCTTGTCTGAAGGTCCGCCCAGCACGGCTCACCGCTGGCGTAGTGCTTGCGCGCTGTCATGCTGCGAGTCCTGTCATGATGCTGAATGCTGCGCCTGCCGGGTCCATGAGAACTCCCATTCGCCCAACCCCCGGCACATCGAATGCCGGGGCGATGACGTGGCAGCCCAACTCGACGGCCTGCTCCACCGTGGCATCAATGTCCGTCACGTTGAAGTACGTCATCCAGAACGGCGACAGCCCTTCAATGGGCAACTTGAGCGCACCGGCGATGCGTCTTCCATCCACCAGCAGGCTCGTGTACTCCTGCA
This genomic interval from Paenarthrobacter aurescens TC1 contains the following:
- the purM gene encoding phosphoribosylformylglycinamidine cyclo-ligase (identified by match to protein family HMM PF00586; match to protein family HMM PF02769; match to protein family HMM TIGR00878) codes for the protein MKGAIKATHNSSVIGGVGGFAGLYDVSKLLTYKKPLLATSTDGVGTKVAIAQAMDIHDTIGFDLVGMVVDDIVVVGAEPLYMTDYIACGKVVPERIADIVRGIAAACSVAGTALVGGETAEHPGLLGEHEYDVAGAATGIVEADALLGPDRVRAGDVVIGMASSGLHSNGYSLVRRVINHAGWALDRQVSELGRTLGEELLEPTRVYAADCLDLARTFPVTGDAAVHGFSHVTGGGLAANLARVLPQGLVATVDRNTWELPAIFKLVSELGNVPLADLERTLNLGVGMVAIVSAEAADAAVARLNDRGLPSWVMGTVSADSDSTDKTGPDYVQGAKGVDGGAVRLVNAYA
- the purF gene encoding amidophosphoribosyltransferase (identified by match to protein family HMM PF00156; match to protein family HMM PF00310; match to protein family HMM TIGR01134), which produces MARGDGKLSHDLLPGEKGPQDACGVFGVWAPGEEVAKLTYYGLYALQHRGQESAGIATSDGKRINVYKDMGLVSQVFDETTLNTLTGHLAVGHCRYSTTGASHWANAQPTLGATATGTVALAHNGNLTNTAELREMILERNDGQLTGEMKQGNTSDTALVTALLEGEEGKTLEQTALELLPKIKGGFCFVFMDEGTLYAARDTYGIRPLCLGRLERGWVVASEQAGLATVGASFIREIEPGEFIAIDEDGVRSQRFAEATPAGCVFEYVYLARPDAAIAGRSVYEARVEMGRQLARENTHEADLVIPVPESGTPAAVGYAEQSGIPFAHGFVKNAYVGRTFIQPSQTLRQLGIRLKLNALESVIRGKRIVVVDDSIVRGNTQRAIVRMLREAGAAAVHVKISSPPVQWPCFYGIDFASRAELIANGATIEEISQAIGADSLAYISEDGMIGATQQPRERLCTACFTGKYPIELPHADKLGKNLLERTDLGGLPAAEDTSVDDTEDPAEKPGATGCDPGPDAEFENLLTDADRLTDADKKESV
- a CDS encoding putative glyoxalase family protein (identified by match to protein family HMM PF00903), translating into MTARKHYASGEPCWADLQTRDVAAAKTFYGQVFGWTFKDLPTPDGRSYAQAFVKDHLVAVIAPQNPMQEAAGTRGQWNVYISATDTEEIAEDAVHAGGKLQFGPEAVADTGVLAFIEPPGGGTTGIWQAGTHVGSHLFNEPGALAWAELLTPEPQAAVAFFQQLFGHDVTEYPQDDGGSYSTLMVKGDEVAGIVPADEGDDAGWQIYFGVADLRKAADAAVVAGGELLVEPEDKPETGSLATIQDPQGGVLSLIQV
- a CDS encoding hypothetical protein (identified by Glimmer2; putative), which gives rise to MALTVTSAENGTLEGMASEDTTPNSARREITVRRAPKFVPFMILGAVVGAIVAAIIAYGRQADPAFDAGTVFGFFLIVCAGGGVILFSILALILDRLSVKRTQRAVVEPVPDSVPDEGPENDDVR